A stretch of DNA from Kangiella sediminilitoris:
ATCAAAACAGTAACCTGAAAACTTTAACTCTACAGCATTTTTAAATTCACCAGCTGAAGTCACAAGAGACTGCTGTTTTTGTACGATCGTTGCGGTATCGTTGCATCCATCCAGCTGGACATTGTATTGCGTTCCTGCTGGGTCATTAAAATCAACCAGGAGCTTTTTATTATTAGACTCGGTTTCCCAGTACAAGACATCACCTTCATTCGAAACCCATAGCCATACGTTGTCTTTGCCCAGGAAGCTCGAATACTTTTTCCAGTGAGCCCCTTTGCTATCGATGACTGAGCTGGTAATGGATTGATTACGATTATTTTTGAAAGTCTGGTAATCTTCTGGCGAAACCATCGTGTAAGAAGCAGATAGTGCCAGTTGGGATGTAAAAACCAAAGCAGATAAAGCTACTATTTCAACTGATTTTTTCATTGCTATTCTCCTTGATAAATATGGTGGTTGGCTAATTGCCAAGTCCATTATTTCCAAGAAGACTATAAATACTAATGAAGATATTTTGTCATTTATGACAGCAATATTTCAGGTAAATTTTTGTTTTTATTTTCAATAAGTTAAAAGCAGCCTGCCATTCTGTCGCATTATGACATTTTTAAAACATCACGCGCTCATTATTGGTATGGGGTTGGGTCATTAAACCCCTGCTCCTCGAAGCCCTGTTTGCGCAATATACAAGAGTCACATTGGCCACAGGCCCTACCGTCCGCTGTGGCGTTATAGCAGGATACTGTGAGTCCGTAATCCACGCCAAGCTCAATTCCCTTTTTTATAATTTGTGCTTTGGTCATATCGATAAGTGGCGCCTCAATATGCATCTTGTGGCCGTTTACGCCAGCTTTAGTTGCCAGATTAGCCATCTGCTCAAAGGCTTCAACAAATTCAGGGCGGCAGTCAGGGTAGCCAGAATAGTCCACTGCATTGACACCGACAAAGATGTGGTTAGCCTGTAAAACCTCAGCCCAACCCAGCGCAATCGATAAAAACACGGTATTTCGTGCAGGTACGTAAGTAACTGGGATATCCTCTTCCTGCTCAAGTGCCTCGCCTACTGGAACATCAATAGAGTGATCGGTCAGCGCAGAGCCACCAATCTCAGTCATATCTAAGTTTACTTCAATGTGCTTTTTGGCACCGTGCTGTGCAGAAACTTTCTTCGCGGCTTCGAGTTCCGCCACCGTACGCTGACCATAATTAAAGCTCATCGTGTAACACTCAAAGCCCTTTTCTTTGGCAATTGCCAAAGCTGTGGTCGAGTCTAAACCGCCAGAAAGTAATATTACTGCTCGTTTATTCATGTTTTTCACTATCGAATTTCAAATAATAAAATGATACTTCATTGCTTGGTATTTATGATCATGTATATGTATTTAATGTTCATTTCCCCAAAGGGGCTCCTTATGGTCGTTTATACGTGCAAAAAACGAACCAAAAAAGCTCGCCCAGAAAGTTAGGCGCTTCGCGCTTCCCTCATAATCAAAATTATATAGGGAAATTTGATACCAACCTCAGACTTATGACACCACAGCTACTTACCACATCAATTTAAAGTAGAATGTATTGTTGCCAGGGATTGGAAGCAGGAAAACAAACCCACTTCTCCTTTAAATAACACAGTTTGAGGGAGGAAAAATTCTTTTAGGCAAGGCTTTCGGCTCAAATAGAACCACAGTTTACTATAAGTAAATGAGGACGCTATTTGAGCCGTATAACGCAGCATAAAAGAATTTTAACCCCTCAAACCCCTGTGCGCTCTCCCCAGATGATTTTATGCAACTGAACCTGCATACGAACCCTCAACCTATCCTTTAGAATCCATTCTGCTAAATCGGCATATTCTACCTGGCCGTAACTTGGAGAAAATAAAACTTCGCACTTATTGGTAAGGTCGTATTTATCCAAAGTCATCTTGCACCAGTCGTAATCTTTACGGCTGCAAATAACAAACTTAACCTGATCCGTTGGCTTCAGGTGATCAATATTCTCATAAAGATTTCGGGACATTTCGCCGGAGTCAGGTGTTTTCAAATCCATTACAACCATAACCCGTTTATCCAAAACAGAAATATCATGTGCTCCACCCGTTTCTGTCGAAACCTGGTATCCCTTGTCACATAGTAGTTTATAAAAGTCATAAGCACGCTTTTGAGCAAGCGGCTCGCCACCGGTCATACAGATATTCGGGCAGTTGTAGGACTCGATTTGAGCCAGAATTTCTTCAAAACTCATCCATTCGCCACCACCGAAAGCATAGTCGGTATCACAATAGGTGCAACGTAATGGACAACCAGTCAGGCGTACAAACACCGTCGGCAAACCAACCGTTAGGCTTTCACCCTGCAAAGAGTGGAAAATCTCTGTTATGCGTAATTTACTCAAAATGGGCCTGAAACAATAAGGAATGTCTAAAAATTGTGCGGATTGTAACAAAAAAGCTGTCTAAAGAGACAGCTTTTGTTCACTTTTAGCAGGTTTGCTTTTACAGAGAGCTAAGTTTAACTTTAGCCAGTTTTCCTGCTGTTGTATTGGGGAAAGCCTCAGCTAACGCTTGATAAGCCTTTTTAGCAGCGGCTTTATCACCACGAATTTCGTGAGTTTGAGCTAACTTTAGCATCGCCTTATCTTTTACCGAGGTATCTGGGAATTGAGCGTAAACCGCCTCAAACTCGGATGCTGCCTTATCATATTCCTTATCGTTAAAGTGTAATTGTCCAAGGATATAATGAGCATTAGATGATAAAGGGTGTTCTGGATAATCTTTCACAAAAGATTTGAACGAGCTCTTGGCGAAAGCATACTTCTTTTCACTGAACTGCGAGAAGGCTTTATTGTAGGCTTTCTGAGCATCACTTAAGTTGCTATCGGAAGTAGAGTCTGTTGAGTCACCCTGAACTACACCAGCGGCACCCACCTCTTCTCCACTTACCGACATACCCCCTTGAGTCGCTTCAGTTAGTCTGCGATCAAGATCGGTATATAATTCTTTTTGCTGACGTTGCAGCTTCTTGATTTGATAGCCCTGCTCTTCGCTTTTGCCACGAAGATAGCTAACTTCTTTCTGCAGCTGCATTACCTGGCGCATTAATTCGCCGATCAGCTGGTTTTGTTGACTAGTCTCTTGTTGTCTCACCGCATCCACTGCTTTGCCATCGACTACTGGCGCCGCAGCATTACTCACAGCAGGTGCTGTGAGTAATGTAAACGCGATTGTTGTAAATAATCGATAATTCATTCTTTCGAATTCAATTATTGATATTTAATTACTACGCGACGATTTTCCTGCCAAGCTTCTTCGTTGTGAGCAGGGTTAGCTGGCGACTCTTCACCGAAGCTGATTACTTCGATTTGGCTGTCAGCAACACCGTAAGTTCTCATCATTTGAGCTACTGATTTTGCACGACGCTCACCTAGAGCCAAGTTGTACTCAGGAGTACCACGCTCGTCCGCATGACCTTCTAGAACAACGTTTTTGCCAGTTGATTGAATGTGCTTAGCGTGAACTTCGATCAATTCCATATCACCGCTACGGATAGCATCACTATCGAAATCGAAGTAAATAACGTTATTTTCTAGTAAAGCTGCGATACGCTGTCTTTCAGCTTCTTCAGCAGCACGTTGACGCGCAAGCGCTTCAGCTTCTGCAGCTGCTGCTGCGTCTGCTTCTTGTTGAGCTGTTGTATCAGT
This window harbors:
- the queC gene encoding 7-cyano-7-deazaguanine synthase QueC, producing MNKRAVILLSGGLDSTTALAIAKEKGFECYTMSFNYGQRTVAELEAAKKVSAQHGAKKHIEVNLDMTEIGGSALTDHSIDVPVGEALEQEEDIPVTYVPARNTVFLSIALGWAEVLQANHIFVGVNAVDYSGYPDCRPEFVEAFEQMANLATKAGVNGHKMHIEAPLIDMTKAQIIKKGIELGVDYGLTVSCYNATADGRACGQCDSCILRKQGFEEQGFNDPTPYQ
- the queE gene encoding 7-carboxy-7-deazaguanine synthase QueE — encoded protein: MSKLRITEIFHSLQGESLTVGLPTVFVRLTGCPLRCTYCDTDYAFGGGEWMSFEEILAQIESYNCPNICMTGGEPLAQKRAYDFYKLLCDKGYQVSTETGGAHDISVLDKRVMVVMDLKTPDSGEMSRNLYENIDHLKPTDQVKFVICSRKDYDWCKMTLDKYDLTNKCEVLFSPSYGQVEYADLAEWILKDRLRVRMQVQLHKIIWGERTGV
- the ybgF gene encoding tol-pal system protein YbgF, which codes for MNYRLFTTIAFTLLTAPAVSNAAAPVVDGKAVDAVRQQETSQQNQLIGELMRQVMQLQKEVSYLRGKSEEQGYQIKKLQRQQKELYTDLDRRLTEATQGGMSVSGEEVGAAGVVQGDSTDSTSDSNLSDAQKAYNKAFSQFSEKKYAFAKSSFKSFVKDYPEHPLSSNAHYILGQLHFNDKEYDKAASEFEAVYAQFPDTSVKDKAMLKLAQTHEIRGDKAAAKKAYQALAEAFPNTTAGKLAKVKLSSL
- the pal gene encoding peptidoglycan-associated lipoprotein Pal, with protein sequence MKRSVQLLLALFAAATLAACTTTEPAEDTTDTTAQQEADAAAAAEAEALARQRAAEEAERQRIAALLENNVIYFDFDSDAIRSGDMELIEVHAKHIQSTGKNVVLEGHADERGTPEYNLALGERRAKSVAQMMRTYGVADSQIEVISFGEESPANPAHNEEAWQENRRVVIKYQ